The proteins below come from a single Halobacillus salinarum genomic window:
- a CDS encoding indolepyruvate ferredoxin oxidoreductase subunit alpha, translated as MAFVITSPCESEKAGECVTVCPVDCIEEGPEQFFINPDICIDCGACVSVCPVDAIVEEYELTPEEEPYLEKAEKFFGNI; from the coding sequence ATGGCATTTGTAATTACAAGTCCATGTGAATCAGAAAAAGCTGGAGAGTGTGTTACGGTCTGCCCCGTTGATTGTATAGAGGAAGGCCCTGAACAGTTTTTTATCAATCCGGATATATGTATCGATTGCGGTGCATGCGTTTCTGTATGCCCGGTGGATGCAATTGTGGAAGAATATGAATTAACTCCTGAAGAAGAACCTTATTTGGAAAAGGCAGAAAAGTTTTTCGGAAATATTTAA
- a CDS encoding ABC transporter ATP-binding protein, which translates to MDFPIKKFLSYYKPYLRVYLLVLTCALIASAATLAFPLLVRYITKNVLEGNSSIVLNEVYGIGGFMLLLAVIQNAGNYIVDYKGHEVGARMESDLRLELFSHIQKLSFQFFDKEKTGQLMSRITTDLLLLSELYHHGPEDYVKYLIRFMGAFFILLFINAPLTIAVFCFLPLLGGFLVLFNKILNKAYRTSKARMADVNAQVEDSLAGIRVVKSFGNEQVEIEKFNKENNRFLESRKRIYKAEAYLYNGVETFIQLITITVIVFGSAAIVHESLDLPDLITFLLYIGFMIEPIQRMTHMTTQFQEGITGFQRFMEIINVKPGIDNLPSSRKLHPVAGGIEFRNVSFRYEDHLDHVLENLSLQISPGEFVAFVGPSGAGKTTLCSLLPRFYDVSKGEVLLDTSDVRDIDLLSLRKSIGLVQQDVYLFSGTVMENIRYGNPEATDEEILAAARQAHAHEFIMDLPDGYHSEIGQRGVRLSGGQKQRLSIARVFLKNPPVIIFDEATSALDNESERIIKESLNKLAQGRTTLVIAHRLSTIQHAERIVVLTKDGIAEQGTHHSLLENNGIYASLYSTQFEWSR; encoded by the coding sequence ATGGATTTTCCAATTAAAAAATTTCTATCCTATTACAAACCTTATTTAAGGGTTTACCTTTTAGTATTAACCTGTGCTTTAATCGCCTCAGCGGCAACACTCGCTTTTCCTTTGCTTGTTCGTTACATCACGAAGAACGTTCTTGAAGGAAACTCCTCCATAGTTCTGAATGAAGTTTATGGAATTGGCGGGTTCATGCTTCTATTAGCTGTTATTCAAAATGCGGGCAATTATATTGTCGACTATAAAGGGCATGAAGTGGGAGCCCGTATGGAAAGTGATTTACGCTTGGAGCTTTTCAGCCACATACAGAAACTTTCTTTTCAATTTTTCGATAAGGAAAAAACCGGTCAGTTGATGAGCCGGATTACCACGGATTTATTGCTGCTGTCTGAGTTATACCATCACGGGCCTGAAGATTATGTGAAATACCTCATTCGTTTCATGGGAGCATTTTTCATTTTATTGTTTATTAACGCTCCGTTGACCATTGCCGTTTTCTGCTTTCTCCCTCTTCTTGGAGGCTTTTTGGTACTCTTTAATAAAATACTGAACAAAGCCTATCGAACCAGTAAAGCACGTATGGCAGACGTCAATGCCCAGGTCGAAGACAGTCTCGCAGGGATCCGGGTCGTCAAGTCATTTGGCAATGAGCAGGTTGAAATCGAAAAATTTAATAAAGAAAACAACCGCTTTTTGGAGAGCAGAAAGCGGATTTATAAAGCAGAAGCTTATCTGTACAATGGTGTGGAAACGTTTATTCAGCTGATTACCATTACAGTGATTGTTTTTGGCAGTGCGGCTATTGTTCACGAGTCGCTTGATTTGCCAGACTTAATTACTTTTTTACTATACATCGGTTTTATGATCGAGCCGATTCAGCGAATGACACATATGACAACCCAGTTTCAGGAAGGAATCACAGGCTTTCAGCGGTTTATGGAAATTATCAACGTGAAACCTGGAATCGATAATCTCCCAAGCTCCCGTAAGCTCCATCCTGTTGCTGGCGGGATCGAATTCCGTAACGTATCTTTTCGTTACGAAGACCACCTGGATCATGTATTGGAAAACCTTTCTCTTCAGATTTCTCCTGGAGAATTCGTTGCTTTTGTAGGTCCTTCCGGAGCCGGCAAAACAACTCTTTGCTCTCTCCTCCCACGCTTTTATGACGTGAGTAAAGGTGAAGTGCTTCTGGACACCTCAGATGTACGTGATATTGATCTGCTAAGTTTAAGAAAGAGTATCGGTCTAGTCCAACAGGACGTTTATTTATTCTCCGGGACGGTAATGGAAAATATTCGATACGGCAATCCTGAAGCGACCGATGAAGAAATCCTTGCTGCTGCCAGGCAGGCCCATGCCCATGAGTTTATTATGGATCTGCCCGATGGCTATCACTCGGAAATCGGTCAAAGAGGTGTTCGTCTCTCAGGCGGTCAGAAACAGCGTTTAAGTATCGCAAGGGTTTTTTTAAAAAATCCTCCTGTCATTATTTTTGATGAAGCTACCAGTGCACTCGATAATGAAAGTGAACGGATTATAAAAGAGTCTTTAAACAAGCTTGCTCAAGGGAGAACTACTTTAGTAATTGCACACCGACTTTCGACGATTCAGCACGCCGAACGAATTGTTGTCTTGACTAAGGATGGAATAGCGGAACAAGGGACGCACCATTCCCTGCTTGAAAACAACGGCATCTATGCAAGTCTTTATTCTACACAGTTTGAATGGAGTAGATAA
- a CDS encoding MarR family winged helix-turn-helix transcriptional regulator — MKLSLSFQDYISIKIHQTDLRLTSFIKTKLVDYNLAPEQNLIMMLLWETNGLTQNQLAHKLNKDKTNVARMAVSLEKKGFIDRIPSSDDKRSLQLSLTAEGRKLKHQILPEAEDFNAKVCSDFSKEELDELNRLLTKINRNIEKFDG; from the coding sequence ATGAAGTTGAGTCTATCGTTTCAAGATTATATAAGTATCAAAATCCACCAAACAGATTTAAGGTTAACTAGTTTTATTAAAACAAAGCTTGTAGATTATAACCTGGCCCCTGAGCAGAATTTGATTATGATGCTGCTCTGGGAAACCAATGGGTTAACTCAGAACCAGCTTGCCCACAAGCTAAATAAAGATAAAACCAACGTGGCACGAATGGCCGTGAGTCTTGAGAAGAAAGGGTTCATAGATCGAATCCCCTCCTCTGATGACAAGCGTTCCTTGCAATTATCTCTAACTGCTGAGGGTCGGAAATTGAAACATCAAATACTTCCGGAAGCGGAAGATTTTAATGCAAAAGTGTGCAGCGATTTTTCCAAGGAAGAGCTTGACGAATTGAACCGGCTGTTAACGAAAATCAATAGGAACATTGAAAAATTTGACGGGTAA
- a CDS encoding PhzF family phenazine biosynthesis protein — MSEMIIHTTVFPYKNKGGNPCPVVLNADDLTAEAMQAMTKEFQHETAFVLRASRSDCDVKLKFFVPLHEMEMCVHATIASITVLLKEGFFTSSSVFVETAAGRVHVEWKNHQGEIVVSVDQFSPQFSDETPSRERVAEALSIESSDISECPVQSVSTSRFKLIVPLKSVDLLHQLEPDFKDLWEICETYNTTGVYVFALEDNHVQARQFPNKAGYIEDPATGVAASALGVYLTEHEIFPPIQEGWNTHTVYQGEAMGRKSLITAETYIKDKQIVHNRITGKAVLH; from the coding sequence ATGTCGGAAATGATTATTCACACCACTGTATTTCCATACAAAAACAAAGGAGGCAATCCGTGTCCTGTTGTTTTAAATGCAGACGACTTAACTGCAGAAGCCATGCAGGCAATGACGAAGGAATTTCAGCATGAAACTGCATTTGTCCTTCGTGCCAGTCGCTCAGATTGTGATGTAAAACTCAAGTTTTTCGTTCCTCTTCATGAAATGGAAATGTGCGTCCATGCTACGATTGCCAGCATCACTGTACTTTTAAAGGAAGGTTTTTTCACATCTTCTTCCGTTTTTGTTGAAACGGCGGCAGGACGAGTCCATGTAGAGTGGAAAAATCACCAGGGCGAAATCGTCGTGAGTGTAGATCAGTTTTCTCCTCAGTTCAGCGATGAAACCCCCTCAAGAGAAAGGGTAGCAGAGGCTTTATCGATTGAGTCAAGTGATATTAGTGAGTGTCCTGTTCAATCGGTTTCCACTTCTCGATTCAAATTAATAGTCCCGCTAAAATCCGTGGATCTGCTGCACCAGCTGGAACCAGACTTTAAGGACTTGTGGGAAATTTGTGAGACGTATAATACGACAGGGGTTTACGTCTTTGCATTAGAAGACAATCACGTGCAGGCAAGACAATTTCCTAATAAAGCAGGTTACATTGAAGATCCAGCGACTGGAGTAGCTGCTTCCGCTTTAGGCGTCTACTTAACAGAACACGAAATTTTCCCTCCTATACAAGAAGGCTGGAATACGCATACCGTATATCAGGGGGAGGCCATGGGTAGAAAAAGTTTGATTACAGCAGAGACTTACATTAAAGATAAGCAAATCGTTCATAACCGGATTACCGGAAAAGCCGTCCTCCATTAA
- a CDS encoding DnaJ family domain-containing protein, protein MDRKYNNDMIGEILEQSGEKDNYSGPGKGKPLPKDYTSKDVYQNFQKAAKNAGYLPGWIKLQKEISALVQSCQTESDLVIINEKIKQHNKICPVQMQKNKISFDNLAKAKEVW, encoded by the coding sequence ATGGACAGAAAGTATAATAATGACATGATTGGCGAGATTTTAGAGCAGTCAGGGGAGAAGGATAACTATTCAGGACCAGGGAAAGGAAAACCATTACCAAAGGATTACACAAGCAAAGATGTGTATCAAAACTTTCAAAAAGCCGCAAAAAATGCAGGTTATCTGCCAGGATGGATCAAGCTGCAAAAAGAAATTTCCGCTCTAGTGCAATCCTGCCAAACTGAAAGTGACCTCGTAATTATTAACGAAAAAATCAAACAGCACAACAAAATCTGTCCGGTTCAAATGCAAAAAAACAAGATAAGCTTCGACAACTTAGCTAAAGCAAAAGAAGTTTGGTAA
- a CDS encoding pirin family protein, with protein MKQNQTDERLEREVADHWYVKYEEMNFPAIQKGWVLPADRFEEFDPFILMAEDWFKKGTFPDHPHRGFQTVTYVMDGRLEHIDNSGGRDILEPGDMQYMNAGWAARHAEDGVEDDIAHTLQLWVNLPQNKRNTDTIYQNVYAEQAPVVEINGGRVKVFAGSLAGVKGPLNSIVPLTISEITLEKDAEYVHKLPETHNAFVYVLSGEAAIGKNQVTMKKHGTGLLSFNKEGNKENPSDLAIKSHHRRTKLLVYSGEPIQEKIIPYGPFVMNSMEEIKQAYQDFKNGKFGPPAV; from the coding sequence ATGAAACAAAATCAAACCGACGAAAGGTTGGAGAGAGAAGTTGCCGATCATTGGTATGTGAAATACGAGGAAATGAATTTTCCTGCTATTCAGAAAGGATGGGTCCTCCCTGCGGATCGTTTTGAAGAATTTGATCCATTTATATTAATGGCTGAAGACTGGTTTAAAAAAGGAACTTTTCCTGACCACCCGCACCGTGGTTTTCAAACGGTCACCTACGTGATGGACGGCCGGTTAGAACATATTGATAATAGCGGAGGAAGGGATATTTTAGAGCCTGGGGATATGCAGTATATGAATGCAGGCTGGGCTGCACGTCATGCGGAAGACGGTGTAGAAGATGACATTGCCCACACCCTTCAATTGTGGGTGAATCTCCCACAGAATAAACGAAACACGGATACAATTTATCAGAACGTTTACGCAGAACAGGCCCCTGTTGTCGAAATAAATGGAGGACGTGTCAAGGTGTTTGCCGGAAGCTTAGCTGGAGTAAAAGGGCCTTTGAATTCAATTGTCCCGCTTACGATTAGTGAAATCACTTTAGAAAAAGACGCCGAATACGTTCACAAGCTGCCAGAAACTCATAATGCGTTCGTCTACGTTCTCTCTGGTGAAGCGGCCATCGGTAAAAATCAAGTGACGATGAAAAAGCACGGGACTGGTTTGTTAAGTTTCAATAAAGAGGGCAATAAAGAAAATCCAAGTGACTTAGCAATTAAATCACACCATCGTCGCACGAAACTGCTTGTTTATTCCGGTGAACCAATTCAGGAAAAGATTATCCCGTACGGCCCGTTTGTCATGAACTCCATGGAGGAGATAAAACAAGCTTACCAGGATTTTAAAAATGGAAAATTTGGACCGCCTGCCGTTTAA
- a CDS encoding DUF4181 domain-containing protein — MNGMYGGYIDIGLLIILIAAAAILWIELPAFIVRKCVGAPKKKWFSYNHVNNLHKNWEWMIRIIFLITFLFVGLIFQNAAYLSFSFVLFFICLQIIQTAAEWKYRPEDRYYLVSLSRVITIFVLTIALGFTTF, encoded by the coding sequence ATGAACGGAATGTATGGAGGTTATATAGATATTGGACTCCTGATAATACTCATAGCAGCGGCTGCTATTCTTTGGATTGAACTGCCTGCTTTCATCGTTAGAAAATGTGTCGGAGCTCCTAAAAAGAAGTGGTTTTCGTACAATCACGTCAATAATCTTCACAAAAATTGGGAATGGATGATCCGTATAATTTTCCTCATAACGTTTCTCTTCGTTGGGCTTATTTTTCAAAATGCAGCTTATTTATCTTTTTCTTTTGTTCTCTTTTTTATTTGTTTACAAATCATTCAAACGGCAGCTGAATGGAAATACCGGCCTGAGGACCGTTATTACCTCGTTTCGTTAAGCCGTGTAATTACGATATTTGTCCTCACAATAGCACTTGGTTTTACGACCTTTTAA
- a CDS encoding cation diffusion facilitator family transporter, protein MREFFRLLKEGNKPALLAAIMNAAIALIKAIAYFITGNVAMFAELMHSLGDTANQVFVFIGSALSKKAPTERFPEGFARLVNLVLLGAVIIVGILAYETVKEGIHHIIEPAEAKSWFWLNIGVLGAAAILESTVLYKAMKEIAAGMEGEHVKGLQVVTASFKNIGNAKPATKLVFLEDLVATTGALIAIISIVIGTYTPFHNAEGYASIIIGCMLFYVVGRIFLDNAAGVLGVADEEMEESIGKLVIEDPHVRDIQKLMVVKEGEERHVELKVEFDPSMSIARASEILERIEKKILLVKGVTDVIIESDIDDNIPHWKAGNQRNQEE, encoded by the coding sequence ATGAGAGAGTTCTTCCGTTTACTAAAAGAAGGGAATAAACCCGCGTTACTTGCTGCCATTATGAATGCTGCTATCGCATTAATCAAAGCCATCGCCTATTTTATAACAGGGAATGTCGCCATGTTTGCAGAACTTATGCACAGTCTTGGCGACACTGCGAACCAGGTCTTCGTCTTTATCGGTTCCGCATTAAGTAAAAAAGCCCCAACCGAACGCTTTCCTGAAGGTTTTGCCAGGCTAGTAAATTTGGTTCTGCTCGGCGCAGTAATTATCGTTGGAATTCTTGCATATGAAACCGTAAAAGAAGGCATTCACCACATTATCGAACCTGCAGAAGCAAAATCATGGTTTTGGCTGAATATCGGAGTCCTAGGGGCAGCTGCTATCCTCGAATCCACCGTATTGTATAAAGCGATGAAGGAGATTGCGGCAGGTATGGAAGGAGAGCATGTAAAAGGATTACAAGTCGTAACCGCAAGCTTTAAAAACATTGGCAACGCTAAACCCGCAACAAAACTTGTCTTTCTTGAGGACTTAGTTGCTACCACCGGGGCTTTAATTGCTATCATCTCAATTGTTATCGGTACTTACACGCCCTTTCATAATGCCGAGGGCTATGCATCCATTATTATTGGATGTATGCTGTTTTACGTAGTCGGACGAATTTTTCTTGATAATGCAGCAGGGGTTTTAGGAGTAGCCGATGAAGAAATGGAAGAAAGCATCGGTAAGCTTGTAATAGAGGACCCGCACGTAAGAGATATACAAAAGCTGATGGTCGTTAAAGAAGGGGAAGAACGTCACGTCGAGCTGAAAGTGGAATTTGATCCGAGCATGTCGATCGCCCGTGCTTCTGAAATCCTTGAAAGAATCGAAAAGAAGATCTTACTTGTAAAAGGAGTTACAGATGTCATTATTGAGTCAGATATTGATGATAACATTCCTCATTGGAAGGCTGGAAACCAACGTAATCAGGAGGAATAA